A genome region from Streptomyces xanthophaeus includes the following:
- the corA gene encoding magnesium/cobalt transporter CorA: MPRVIVDCAIYRDGRRTEGPDDFSDALDEARATGDAFLWIGMHEPTAKEFDHVSQEFGLHPLAVEDALTAHQRPKLEVYDDSLFVVLKPVQYDEDTDTVTAGELMVFIGDSFVVTVRHGEGAPLAAVRHRLEQEPDVLRHGPTAVLYAVSDAVVDHYIEVAAELQADLEELEAEVFAPNASETKNTAARIYGFKRQVLEFRRATSPLLQPMDRLAFGEVPFVHEHAQPFFRDVADHLTKANEYIEGLDRLLSDALSAHLAQMGLRQNDDMRKISAWAAMAAVPTMVAGIYGMNFDHMPELRHAWGYPAVLVVMAGACLGLHRMFKRRGWL, translated from the coding sequence ATGCCCCGCGTGATTGTGGACTGCGCGATTTACCGGGACGGCCGCCGTACCGAGGGACCGGACGATTTCTCGGACGCCCTCGACGAGGCCCGGGCGACCGGTGATGCCTTCCTGTGGATCGGCATGCACGAGCCGACGGCGAAGGAATTCGACCACGTCAGCCAGGAGTTCGGCCTGCACCCGCTGGCGGTGGAGGACGCGCTGACCGCGCACCAGCGCCCGAAGCTGGAGGTGTACGACGATTCGCTGTTCGTCGTCCTCAAGCCGGTGCAGTACGACGAGGACACGGACACGGTGACCGCGGGCGAGCTGATGGTCTTCATAGGGGATTCGTTCGTCGTCACGGTCCGGCACGGCGAGGGGGCCCCGCTGGCCGCCGTGCGCCACCGGCTGGAGCAGGAGCCGGACGTGCTGCGGCACGGCCCGACGGCGGTGCTGTACGCGGTGTCCGACGCGGTGGTCGACCACTACATCGAGGTGGCGGCCGAGCTCCAGGCGGACCTGGAGGAGCTGGAGGCCGAGGTCTTCGCCCCGAACGCCTCGGAGACCAAGAACACCGCCGCCCGGATCTACGGGTTCAAGCGGCAGGTGCTGGAGTTCCGGCGGGCGACGAGCCCGCTGCTCCAGCCGATGGACCGGCTGGCCTTCGGGGAGGTGCCCTTCGTCCACGAGCACGCGCAGCCGTTCTTCCGCGATGTCGCCGACCACCTGACCAAGGCGAACGAGTACATCGAGGGCCTGGACCGGCTGCTGTCGGACGCGCTCTCCGCGCACCTCGCGCAGATGGGCCTCCGGCAGAACGACGACATGCGCAAGATCTCGGCGTGGGCGGCGATGGCGGCCGTCCCCACGATGGTGGCGGGGATCTACGGGATGAACTTCGACCACATGCCGGAGCTTCGGCACGCCTGGGGCTATCCGGCGGTGCTGGTGGTCATGGCGGGGGCGTGCCTGGGCCTGCACCGGATGTTCAAGCGCCGGGGCTGGCTCTGA
- a CDS encoding histidine phosphatase family protein, whose product MATLILVRHGRSTANTAGLLAGWTPGVALDERGAEQAAALPGRLAGVPLAAAVTSPLQRCRETLAPLLAARPELEVHTDERIGECHYGEWSGRKLSELSDEPLMKIVQQHPSAAAFPGGESMRAMQARAVEAVRDWDTRIEQEHGSDAVFLMCSHGDIIKSLVADALGMHLDLFQRIHVDPCSVTAIRYTPTRPFVFRLGDTGDFGSLVRRPAAPETVASDKDTEDAGNAVVGGGAGAA is encoded by the coding sequence ATGGCCACGCTGATCCTCGTACGACACGGGCGGTCCACCGCCAACACCGCTGGGCTGCTCGCCGGATGGACCCCCGGAGTGGCCCTCGACGAGCGCGGCGCGGAGCAGGCCGCCGCGCTGCCCGGCCGGCTGGCGGGCGTGCCGCTGGCCGCCGCCGTCACCAGCCCGCTGCAGCGCTGCCGGGAGACCCTCGCACCCCTGCTGGCCGCCCGGCCGGAGCTGGAAGTGCACACCGACGAGCGGATCGGAGAGTGCCACTACGGCGAATGGTCCGGCCGCAAACTCTCCGAGCTCTCCGACGAACCGCTGATGAAGATCGTCCAGCAGCACCCGTCGGCCGCAGCCTTCCCCGGCGGCGAGTCCATGCGCGCCATGCAGGCGCGCGCCGTGGAGGCCGTACGCGACTGGGACACGCGGATCGAGCAGGAGCACGGCAGCGACGCCGTCTTCCTGATGTGCTCGCACGGCGACATCATCAAGTCCCTTGTCGCGGACGCCCTGGGCATGCACCTGGACCTCTTCCAGCGCATCCACGTCGACCCCTGCTCGGTGACCGCCATCCGGTACACCCCCACCCGGCCCTTCGTGTTCCGGCTCGGCGACACCGGGGACTTCGGCTCGCTCGTCCGGCGCCCCGCCGCACCGGAGACCGTCGCATCGGACAAAGACACCGAAGACGCCGGGAACGCCGTCGTGGGAGGCGGTGCGGGCGCGGCTTGA
- a CDS encoding DUF3090 domain-containing protein, whose product MPRQVFLYDPPDRFVAGTVGLPGRRTFFLQASAGPRVTSVSLEKTQVAALAERMDELLDEVVRRTGGNAPVPAVAPAEAADTAPLDVPVDEEFRVGTMALAWDGEEQRMIVEAQALVELDADSDEDLAEAEERLLQDEENGPPMLRVRLTGAQARAFAKRALDVVNAGRPPCPLCSLPLDPEGHVCPRQNGYRRQA is encoded by the coding sequence GTGCCCCGTCAGGTGTTCCTCTACGACCCCCCGGACCGCTTCGTGGCCGGCACGGTCGGTCTGCCGGGACGCCGTACGTTCTTCCTGCAGGCCTCCGCCGGCCCCCGCGTCACCAGCGTCTCCCTGGAGAAGACCCAGGTCGCAGCGCTGGCCGAGCGGATGGACGAGCTGCTGGACGAGGTCGTACGGCGGACCGGGGGCAATGCCCCGGTCCCGGCCGTCGCCCCCGCCGAGGCCGCCGACACCGCGCCGCTGGACGTCCCGGTCGACGAGGAGTTCCGCGTCGGCACCATGGCCCTGGCCTGGGACGGCGAGGAACAGCGCATGATCGTCGAGGCCCAGGCGCTGGTCGAACTCGACGCCGACTCCGACGAGGACCTCGCCGAGGCCGAGGAGCGGCTGCTCCAGGACGAGGAGAACGGCCCGCCGATGCTGCGGGTCCGCCTCACCGGCGCCCAGGCCCGGGCCTTCGCCAAGCGGGCCCTGGACGTCGTCAACGCCGGCCGCCCGCCGTGCCCGCTGTGCAGCCTCCCGCTGGACCCGGAGGGGCACGTGTGCCCGCGCCAGAACGGCTACCGGCGCCAGGCGTGA
- a CDS encoding SCO1664 family protein produces MPAPERLPAPGVTDTGEKMEELLAKGELTVIGRIREASNAVLLCSVTYGGVSADCVYKPVKGERPLWDFPDGNLARREVAAYLISEATGWGLVPATVLRDGPYGEGMVQRWIDAEQPDEDSPLGALLGLVDGEEAGEGWKAVALAEVGEGRTALLVHADDPRLRRIAVLDAVINNGDRKGGHLLPAPDGRLYGIDHGVTFHAEDKLRTLLWGWAGEPLTDEAREVLAALAEDLAEGAPLATRLAELITPVELAAVRDRVGHLLGTGTHPRPSGQWPAIPWPPV; encoded by the coding sequence GTGCCCGCGCCAGAACGGCTACCGGCGCCAGGCGTGACGGACACGGGGGAGAAGATGGAGGAACTGCTCGCCAAGGGCGAGCTCACCGTCATAGGCCGGATCCGCGAGGCCTCCAACGCCGTCCTGCTGTGCAGCGTCACGTACGGGGGCGTGAGCGCCGACTGCGTGTACAAGCCGGTCAAGGGCGAGCGGCCGCTGTGGGACTTCCCCGACGGGAACCTCGCCCGCCGGGAGGTCGCCGCCTACCTGATCTCCGAGGCCACCGGATGGGGCCTGGTCCCCGCCACCGTGCTGCGCGACGGACCGTACGGCGAGGGCATGGTCCAGCGGTGGATCGACGCCGAGCAGCCGGACGAGGACTCCCCGCTGGGCGCGCTCCTCGGGCTCGTCGACGGCGAGGAGGCGGGGGAGGGCTGGAAGGCCGTCGCCCTCGCCGAGGTCGGCGAAGGCCGCACCGCGCTGCTCGTGCACGCCGACGACCCCCGGCTGCGCCGGATCGCCGTACTCGACGCCGTGATCAACAACGGCGACCGCAAGGGCGGCCACCTGCTGCCCGCGCCCGACGGACGGCTCTACGGCATCGACCACGGTGTGACCTTCCACGCAGAGGACAAGCTGCGCACCCTCCTGTGGGGCTGGGCGGGCGAGCCGCTGACCGACGAGGCACGCGAGGTGCTGGCCGCGCTGGCCGAGGATCTGGCCGAGGGAGCCCCGCTCGCCACCCGGCTGGCCGAACTGATCACTCCGGTCGAGCTGGCCGCCGTACGGGACCGGGTGGGGCACCTGCTGGGCACCGGAACCCACCCCCGGCCGTCCGGGCAGTGGCCGGCGATCCCCTGGCCACCGGTCTGA
- the mshC gene encoding cysteine--1-D-myo-inosityl 2-amino-2-deoxy-alpha-D-glucopyranoside ligase — protein sequence MHAWPASEVPALPGKGRDLQIHDTATQGTITLAPGPVARIYVCGITPYDATHIGHAATYNAFDLVQRVWLDTKRQVHYVQNVTDVDDPLLERALRDNQDWTELAERETALFREDMTALRMLPPQHYIGAVEAIPGIVPLVERLRDAGAAYELEGDTYFSVEADPHFGGVSNLDAEAMRLLSAERGGDPDRPGKKNPLDPMLWMAARPGEPSWDGGSLGRGRPGWHIECVAIALDHLGMGFDIQGGGSDLAFPHHEMGASHAQALTGEFPMAKAYVHAGMVALHGEKMSKSKGNLVFVSALRRSGVDPAAIRLALLSHHYRADWEWTDEVLAEAVARLERWRAAVSRPDGIPADAVLEEVREALANDLDAPAALAAVDRWVELQNATDGDDESAPGLVSRTVDALLGVAL from the coding sequence ATGCATGCCTGGCCCGCTTCTGAGGTCCCCGCCCTTCCTGGCAAGGGCCGCGACCTCCAGATCCACGACACCGCGACCCAGGGGACGATCACCCTCGCCCCCGGTCCCGTCGCCCGTATCTACGTCTGCGGCATCACTCCGTACGACGCGACCCACATCGGTCACGCGGCGACCTACAACGCGTTCGACCTCGTACAACGCGTGTGGCTCGACACCAAGCGGCAGGTCCACTACGTCCAGAACGTCACGGACGTGGACGACCCGCTCCTGGAGCGGGCGCTGCGTGACAACCAGGACTGGACCGAGCTGGCGGAGCGCGAGACCGCGCTCTTCCGCGAGGACATGACGGCCCTGCGGATGCTGCCCCCGCAGCACTACATCGGAGCCGTCGAGGCCATACCCGGAATCGTGCCGCTGGTCGAGCGGCTGCGGGACGCGGGCGCGGCGTACGAGCTGGAGGGTGACACCTACTTCTCGGTCGAGGCCGACCCGCACTTCGGCGGGGTCTCGAACCTCGACGCCGAGGCGATGCGGCTGCTCTCGGCGGAGCGGGGCGGCGACCCCGACCGGCCCGGCAAGAAGAACCCGCTGGACCCGATGCTGTGGATGGCCGCGCGTCCGGGCGAGCCGAGCTGGGACGGCGGCTCGCTGGGCCGCGGCCGGCCGGGCTGGCACATCGAGTGCGTGGCGATCGCCCTCGACCACCTGGGCATGGGCTTCGACATCCAGGGCGGCGGCTCCGACCTGGCGTTCCCGCACCACGAGATGGGCGCGTCGCACGCACAGGCGCTGACGGGCGAGTTCCCGATGGCCAAGGCGTACGTGCACGCGGGCATGGTGGCGCTGCACGGCGAGAAGATGTCGAAGTCGAAGGGCAACCTCGTCTTCGTATCGGCGCTGCGGCGCTCCGGGGTGGACCCGGCGGCGATCCGCCTCGCCCTGCTGTCGCACCACTACCGGGCCGACTGGGAGTGGACCGACGAGGTCCTCGCCGAGGCCGTGGCCCGGCTGGAGCGCTGGCGCGCGGCCGTGTCCCGGCCGGACGGCATCCCGGCCGACGCGGTGCTCGAAGAGGTCCGCGAGGCCCTGGCGAACGACCTGGACGCCCCTGCGGCGCTGGCGGCCGTGGACCGCTGGGTGGAGCTCCAGAACGCCACCGACGGCGACGACGAGTCGGCCCCCGGCCTGGTCTCCCGGACGGTGGACGCCCTGCTGGGCGTGGCGCTCTAG
- a CDS encoding PAC2 family protein, whose translation MIELEGVPELIDPVMVAAFEGWNDAGDAASGAVAHLDREWKGEVFAALDAEDYYDFQVNRPTVWLDNGVRKITWPTTRLSVVRIGGAKPRDLVLVRGIEPSMRWRSFCNEILGFAHELGVEMVVILGALLGDTPHTRPVPVSGVTSDADLARTMDLEETKYEGPTGIVGILQEACTHAGVPAVSLWAAVPHYVSQPPNPKATLALLNRLEDLIDIRIPLGELPEDARAWQLGVDQLAAEDSEVAEYVQTLEEARDTADLPEASGDAIAREFERYLRRRDPAAGPETATDTGSYFRDLSGGRPQPKPKQDDASDADGTSGPDAAAEGEGEGEGDGAAGGETPGT comes from the coding sequence GTGATCGAGCTTGAGGGCGTGCCCGAGCTGATCGACCCGGTCATGGTGGCCGCGTTCGAGGGCTGGAACGACGCGGGTGACGCGGCCTCCGGTGCGGTCGCACACCTGGACCGGGAGTGGAAGGGCGAGGTCTTCGCGGCACTCGACGCCGAGGATTACTACGACTTCCAGGTCAACCGGCCGACGGTGTGGCTGGACAACGGGGTACGGAAGATCACGTGGCCGACGACACGGCTGTCGGTGGTCCGGATCGGCGGTGCCAAGCCGCGGGACCTGGTGCTGGTGCGCGGCATCGAACCGTCCATGCGGTGGCGGTCGTTCTGCAACGAGATCCTCGGGTTCGCGCACGAGCTGGGCGTGGAGATGGTGGTCATCCTGGGCGCGCTGCTCGGGGACACCCCGCACACGCGGCCGGTGCCGGTGAGCGGGGTCACCTCGGACGCGGACCTGGCGCGGACGATGGACCTGGAGGAGACCAAGTACGAGGGCCCGACGGGCATCGTGGGCATCCTGCAGGAGGCCTGTACGCACGCGGGTGTCCCGGCGGTGTCCCTGTGGGCGGCGGTGCCTCACTACGTCTCCCAGCCGCCGAACCCGAAGGCGACGCTGGCCCTGCTGAACCGGCTGGAGGATCTGATCGACATCCGGATCCCGCTGGGCGAGCTGCCGGAGGACGCGCGGGCGTGGCAGCTGGGCGTGGACCAACTGGCCGCCGAGGACAGCGAGGTGGCGGAGTACGTCCAGACGCTGGAGGAGGCGCGGGACACGGCCGATCTGCCGGAGGCCTCGGGCGACGCGATCGCCCGGGAGTTCGAGCGGTACCTGCGGCGGCGTGACCCTGCGGCGGGCCCGGAGACGGCCACGGACACGGGTTCGTACTTCCGGGACCTGTCCGGTGGCCGCCCCCAGCCGAAGCCGAAGCAGGACGACGCGTCGGACGCGGACGGCACGTCCGGGCCGGACGCCGCCGCTGAGGGCGAGGGTGAGGGTGAAGGCGACGGCGCGGCCGGCGGGGAGACCCCCGGGACCTAG
- a CDS encoding glycerol-3-phosphate dehydrogenase/oxidase, with protein sequence MSSLQSVPALGTHPTAGANVSRAQTREQLSKATYDLLVIGGGILGTSVAWHAAQSGLRVAMVDAGDFAGATSSASSKLVHGGLRYLQTGAVKLVAENHHERRVLAKDVAPHLVNPLTFYLPVYKGGPVGAAKLGAGVFAYSALSAFGDGMGKVISPARAVADNPGLKTDNLKAVAVYYDHQMNDSRVAVMTVRAAVESGAVVLNHAEVTGLRKTRGRVTGAELKDRLDGTEFGVDARVVLNATGPWVDHLRRMEDKHSMPSIRLSKGAHIVMKRKSPWKAAMATPIDKYRITFALPWEDQLLLGTTDEVYEGDPADVRATESDIAQILDEAAFSVKDADLDRSLMTYAFAGLRVLPGGPGGVEKAKRETVVSEGAGGMLSVAGGKWTTYRHIGRVVMDKLAKLPGSPLTEDMEPVKSLVRRIALPGVANPNAVAHRLLVDREPGTRMDPLTARHLASHYGSLAFDIARIANEDPALAERIHPDGPEIWAQVAYARDNEWAETVDDVLRRRTTVTIRGLDDESVRARVEEMLGRKA encoded by the coding sequence ATGAGCAGCCTGCAGAGCGTTCCCGCACTGGGCACGCACCCGACCGCCGGTGCCAACGTCAGCCGCGCCCAGACCCGTGAGCAGCTGTCGAAGGCCACGTACGACCTGCTGGTCATCGGTGGTGGAATCCTGGGCACCTCCGTGGCGTGGCACGCCGCGCAGTCGGGCCTGCGGGTTGCCATGGTGGACGCCGGCGACTTCGCCGGCGCCACCTCCTCGGCCTCCTCCAAGCTCGTCCACGGGGGTCTGCGCTACCTGCAGACCGGCGCGGTCAAGCTGGTCGCGGAGAACCACCACGAGCGTCGGGTGCTGGCCAAGGACGTGGCCCCGCACCTGGTCAACCCGCTCACGTTCTACCTGCCGGTCTACAAGGGCGGTCCGGTGGGTGCGGCCAAGCTGGGCGCGGGCGTCTTCGCCTACTCCGCCCTCTCGGCCTTCGGCGACGGCATGGGCAAGGTCATATCCCCGGCCCGTGCCGTCGCTGACAACCCGGGTCTGAAGACGGACAACCTCAAGGCCGTCGCGGTCTACTACGACCACCAGATGAACGACTCCCGCGTCGCCGTCATGACGGTCCGCGCGGCCGTCGAGTCGGGCGCGGTCGTCCTCAACCACGCCGAGGTCACCGGACTGCGCAAGACGCGCGGCCGGGTCACCGGCGCCGAGCTCAAGGACCGTCTCGACGGCACCGAGTTCGGGGTCGACGCGCGCGTCGTGCTCAACGCCACCGGCCCGTGGGTGGACCACCTGCGGCGCATGGAGGACAAGCACTCCATGCCGTCGATCCGCCTCTCCAAGGGCGCGCACATCGTCATGAAGCGCAAGTCGCCGTGGAAGGCCGCCATGGCCACCCCGATCGACAAGTACCGCATCACCTTCGCCCTCCCGTGGGAGGACCAGCTGCTGCTCGGCACCACCGACGAGGTGTACGAGGGCGACCCGGCGGACGTGCGCGCCACCGAGTCCGACATCGCGCAGATCCTGGACGAGGCGGCCTTCTCGGTGAAGGACGCGGACCTGGACCGCTCGCTGATGACGTACGCCTTCGCGGGCCTGCGGGTGCTGCCCGGCGGCCCCGGCGGCGTCGAGAAGGCCAAGCGCGAGACGGTCGTCTCCGAGGGCGCCGGCGGCATGCTGTCGGTGGCCGGCGGCAAGTGGACGACGTACCGCCACATCGGCCGTGTGGTCATGGACAAGCTGGCGAAGCTCCCGGGCAGCCCGCTGACCGAGGACATGGAGCCGGTGAAGTCGCTGGTGCGCCGGATCGCGCTGCCGGGTGTCGCCAACCCGAACGCGGTCGCGCACCGGCTGCTGGTGGACCGGGAGCCGGGGACGCGGATGGACCCGCTGACGGCCCGCCACCTGGCCTCCCACTACGGCTCGCTGGCCTTCGACATCGCGCGCATCGCGAACGAGGACCCGGCGCTGGCCGAGCGGATCCACCCGGACGGCCCGGAGATCTGGGCGCAGGTCGCCTACGCCCGTGACAACGAGTGGGCCGAGACGGTCGACGACGTGCTGCGCCGCCGTACGACGGTGACGATCCGCGGCCTGGACGACGAGTCCGTACGTGCCCGGGTCGAGGAGATGCTGGGCCGTAAGGCATAG
- the glpK gene encoding glycerol kinase GlpK, giving the protein MTTSTGPFIAAIDQGTTSSRCIVFDRDGRIVAVDQKEHEQIFPKPGQVEHDATEIWTNVQEVVASAIAKAEITAADVKAVGITNQRETTVLWDRHTGEPVHNALVWQDTRTDALCKELGRNVGQDRFRRETGLPLASYFAGPKVRWLLDNVEGLRERAEAGDILFGTMDSWIIWNLTGGPQGGVHVTDVTNASRTMLMNLHTLAWDDKIAESMGVPLNVLPEIKSSAEVYGHVKEGVLAGVPVASALGDQQAALFGQTCFAEGEAKSTYGTGTFMLMNTGDKIINSYSGLLTTVGYQIGDQKPVYALEGSIAVTGSLVQWMRDQMGLIKSAAEIETLASSVDDNGGVYFVPAFSGLFAPYWRSDARGVVAGLTRYVTKAHIARAVLEATAWQTREITDAMTKDSGVELAALKVDGGMTSNNLLMQTLSDFLDAPVVRPMVAETTCLGAAYAAGLAVGFWPDTDALRANWRRAAEWTPRMPADQRDREYKSWLKAVERSMGWVDDEDAS; this is encoded by the coding sequence ATGACCACCAGCACCGGCCCCTTCATCGCCGCGATCGACCAGGGCACCACCTCCTCCCGCTGCATCGTCTTCGACCGCGACGGCCGCATCGTCGCCGTCGACCAGAAGGAGCACGAGCAGATCTTCCCGAAGCCGGGCCAGGTCGAGCACGACGCCACCGAGATCTGGACCAACGTCCAGGAGGTCGTCGCCAGCGCGATCGCCAAGGCGGAGATCACCGCCGCGGACGTCAAGGCCGTCGGCATCACCAACCAGCGCGAGACCACGGTCCTGTGGGACCGCCACACCGGCGAGCCGGTGCACAACGCGCTGGTCTGGCAGGACACCCGCACCGACGCCCTGTGCAAGGAGCTCGGCCGCAACGTCGGCCAGGACCGCTTCCGCCGCGAGACCGGCCTGCCGCTGGCGAGCTACTTCGCCGGCCCGAAGGTCCGCTGGCTGCTCGACAACGTCGAGGGCCTGCGGGAGCGCGCCGAGGCCGGCGACATCCTCTTCGGCACCATGGACTCGTGGATCATCTGGAACCTCACGGGTGGCCCGCAGGGCGGCGTGCACGTCACGGACGTCACCAACGCCTCGCGCACCATGCTGATGAACCTCCACACCCTGGCCTGGGACGACAAGATCGCCGAGTCCATGGGCGTCCCGCTCAACGTCCTTCCGGAGATCAAGTCCTCCGCCGAGGTCTACGGTCACGTCAAGGAGGGCGTCCTCGCCGGTGTCCCGGTCGCCTCGGCGCTCGGTGACCAGCAGGCCGCCCTCTTCGGCCAGACCTGTTTCGCCGAGGGCGAGGCCAAGTCCACGTACGGCACCGGAACGTTCATGCTGATGAACACCGGCGACAAGATCATCAACTCCTACAGCGGCCTGCTGACCACGGTCGGCTACCAGATCGGCGACCAGAAGCCGGTCTACGCGCTGGAGGGCTCCATCGCCGTCACCGGCTCGCTCGTCCAGTGGATGCGCGACCAGATGGGCCTGATCAAGTCCGCGGCCGAGATCGAGACCCTGGCCTCCTCGGTCGACGACAACGGCGGCGTCTACTTCGTGCCGGCCTTCTCCGGCCTCTTCGCCCCGTACTGGCGCTCCGACGCCCGTGGCGTGGTCGCCGGCCTCACCCGGTACGTCACCAAGGCGCACATCGCCCGTGCCGTCCTGGAGGCCACCGCCTGGCAGACCCGCGAGATCACCGACGCCATGACCAAGGACTCGGGCGTCGAGCTCGCGGCCCTCAAGGTCGACGGCGGCATGACCTCCAACAACCTGCTGATGCAGACGCTCTCGGACTTCCTGGACGCCCCCGTGGTGCGCCCGATGGTCGCCGAGACCACCTGCCTCGGCGCCGCCTACGCCGCCGGCCTGGCCGTCGGCTTCTGGCCCGACACCGACGCCCTGCGCGCCAACTGGCGCCGCGCGGCGGAGTGGACCCCGCGGATGCCCGCCGACCAGCGGGACCGCGAGTACAAGAGCTGGCTCAAGGCCGTGGAGCGTTCCATGGGCTGGGTCGACGACGAAGACGCCAGCTGA
- a CDS encoding MIP/aquaporin family protein, with protein MSSSDIFIGETIGTALLTLLGGGVCAAVTLKSSKARNAGWLAITFGWGFAVLIAAYVSAPLSGAHLNPAVTVGIAVTSGEWGDTPVYFAGQLLGAMLGAVLMWITYYGQFRVHLADPEHIRDAKLGPEDPHPHDVAGPVLGIFSTGPEIRNVVQNLATEIIGTAVLILAILTQGLQDGGKGLGVIGVLITSFVVVGIGLSLGGPTGYAINPVRDLGPRIVHALLPLPNKGGSDWGYSWIPVVGPLVGAALAGGLYNIAFA; from the coding sequence GTGTCCAGCTCCGACATCTTCATCGGCGAGACCATCGGTACCGCCCTGCTCACACTGCTCGGCGGTGGCGTCTGCGCCGCAGTGACACTCAAGAGCTCCAAGGCCCGCAATGCGGGCTGGCTCGCCATCACGTTCGGCTGGGGTTTCGCCGTACTGATCGCCGCCTACGTCTCCGCGCCGCTCTCCGGTGCGCACCTGAACCCGGCGGTCACCGTCGGCATCGCCGTCACGAGCGGCGAGTGGGGTGACACCCCGGTCTACTTCGCCGGCCAGCTGCTGGGCGCGATGCTCGGAGCGGTCCTGATGTGGATCACCTACTACGGACAGTTCCGCGTCCACCTGGCCGACCCGGAGCACATCCGCGACGCCAAGCTCGGTCCCGAGGACCCGCACCCGCACGATGTGGCCGGTCCGGTGCTCGGCATCTTCTCCACCGGCCCCGAGATCCGTAACGTCGTGCAGAACCTGGCGACCGAGATCATCGGTACCGCCGTCCTGATCCTGGCGATCCTGACCCAGGGCCTCCAGGACGGCGGCAAGGGCCTCGGTGTCATCGGCGTCCTGATCACCTCGTTCGTGGTCGTCGGCATCGGTCTCTCGCTCGGTGGCCCGACCGGCTACGCCATCAACCCGGTCCGCGACCTCGGTCCGCGTATCGTTCACGCCCTGCTGCCGCTGCCCAACAAGGGCGGCTCCGACTGGGGTTACTCCTGGATCCCGGTGGTCGGCCCGCTCGTCGGTGCCGCGCTCGCCGGTGGTCTCTACAACATCGCGTTCGCCTGA
- a CDS encoding IclR family transcriptional regulator, translating to MARNIQSLERAAAMLRLLAGGERRLGLSDVASSLGLAKGTAHGILRTLQAEGFVEQDPASGRYQLGAELLRLGNSYLDVHELRARALVWTDDLARASGESVYVGVLHQSGVLIMHHVFRPDDSRQVLEVGAMQPLHSTALGKVLSAYDPVAHTQAHEVEREAFTPRTVTDGTAFEEILNLTRARGWASDVEETWEGIASVAAPIHDRRRMPVGAVAVAGAVERVCGEAGEPRAALVASVRDCARAVSRDLGAGRF from the coding sequence ATGGCACGGAACATCCAGTCGCTCGAACGAGCCGCTGCGATGCTGCGACTCCTGGCGGGCGGCGAGCGCCGGCTGGGACTCTCGGACGTGGCGTCCTCGCTGGGCCTGGCCAAGGGCACGGCCCACGGCATCCTGCGCACCCTGCAGGCCGAGGGCTTCGTGGAGCAGGACCCGGCCTCCGGCCGCTACCAGCTCGGCGCGGAGCTGCTGCGCCTGGGCAACAGCTACCTCGACGTCCACGAGCTGCGCGCCCGCGCCCTGGTGTGGACGGACGACCTGGCCCGGGCGAGCGGCGAGAGCGTGTACGTGGGCGTGCTGCACCAGAGCGGGGTGCTGATCATGCACCACGTGTTCCGGCCCGACGACAGCCGTCAGGTGCTGGAGGTCGGGGCCATGCAGCCGCTGCACTCGACCGCGCTGGGCAAGGTGCTGTCGGCCTACGACCCCGTGGCGCACACCCAGGCGCACGAGGTCGAGCGCGAGGCCTTCACCCCCCGCACGGTCACGGACGGCACCGCCTTCGAGGAGATCCTGAACCTGACCCGGGCGCGCGGCTGGGCCTCCGACGTGGAGGAGACCTGGGAGGGCATCGCCTCGGTGGCGGCGCCGATCCACGACCGGCGCCGGATGCCGGTCGGCGCGGTGGCGGTCGCGGGCGCCGTGGAACGGGTCTGCGGCGAGGCCGGAGAGCCCCGTGCGGCCCTGGTGGCGTCGGTGCGGGACTGTGCGCGTGCGGTTTCACGCGATCTCGGCGCGGGCCGGTTCTGA